One genomic region from Actinocatenispora thailandica encodes:
- the metF gene encoding methylenetetrahydrofolate reductase [NAD(P)H] produces the protein MALGTPSVMPGGDPAIGRLVRVAAPTFSFEFFPPKTERGNELLWQAIRELEPLHPSFVSVTYGAGGSTRGRTVEITERIATETTLTPMAHLTVVNHSVAELRNLVGRLAEAGVRNLLALRGDPPGDPMGEWVRHPEGVDYAADLVRLIREAGDFCVGVAAFPYRHPRSPDVASDTRHFIRKCRAGADFAITQMFFDADDYFRLRDRVAAAGCDVPILAGIMPVTRMSTVERSEQMSGAPFPAALAAEFERVADDPEAVRQLGVEQASRLCERLLAGGAPGIHFYTLNRSTATREVWHNLALPTAAAAGG, from the coding sequence GTGGCACTCGGTACCCCTTCGGTGATGCCCGGTGGCGATCCCGCCATCGGGCGGTTGGTGCGTGTGGCGGCACCGACGTTCTCGTTCGAGTTCTTCCCGCCCAAGACCGAACGCGGCAACGAACTGCTCTGGCAGGCGATCCGGGAGCTGGAACCGTTGCACCCGTCGTTCGTGTCGGTCACCTACGGCGCCGGCGGGTCGACCCGTGGGCGCACCGTGGAGATCACCGAGCGGATCGCGACCGAGACGACGCTGACCCCGATGGCGCACCTGACCGTCGTCAACCACTCCGTCGCCGAGCTGCGCAACCTGGTCGGCCGGCTGGCCGAGGCCGGGGTGCGCAACCTGCTCGCGCTGCGCGGTGACCCGCCGGGCGATCCGATGGGGGAGTGGGTCCGGCACCCGGAGGGGGTCGACTACGCCGCCGACCTGGTCCGGCTGATCCGCGAGGCCGGCGACTTCTGCGTCGGCGTGGCGGCCTTCCCGTACCGGCACCCGCGATCGCCGGACGTGGCCAGCGACACCCGCCACTTCATCCGCAAGTGCCGGGCCGGCGCCGACTTCGCGATCACCCAGATGTTCTTCGACGCCGACGACTACTTCCGGCTGCGCGACCGGGTCGCCGCGGCCGGCTGTGATGTGCCGATCCTCGCCGGCATCATGCCGGTGACCCGGATGAGCACCGTGGAGCGCTCCGAGCAGATGTCCGGTGCGCCGTTCCCGGCGGCGCTCGCGGCCGAGTTCGAGCGGGTGGCAGACGACCCGGAGGCGGTTCGGCAACTGGGCGTCGAGCAGGCCAGCCGGCTGTGCGAGCGGCTGCTCGCCGGCGGCGCGCCCGGCATCCACTTCTACACGCTGAACAGGTCCACCGCGACCCGCGAGGTGTGGCACAACCTGGCGCTGCCGACCGCCGCCGCGGCCGGCGGCTAG
- the miaB gene encoding tRNA (N6-isopentenyl adenosine(37)-C2)-methylthiotransferase MiaB has protein sequence MSTPVDTPAAGRTYQVRTYGCQMNVHDSERIAGLLESAGYVQAPDEATPDLVVFNTCAVRENADNRLYGNLGHLRPTKDAHPGMQIAVGGCLAQKDRGEIVQRAPWVDVVFGTHNVGSLPALLERARHNEAAEVEILESLEVFPSTLPARRESAYAGWVSISVGCNNTCTFCIVPSLRGKETDRRPGDVLAEVRALVEQGVLEVTLLGQNVNSYGVEFGDRQAFGKLLRACGDIDGLERVRFTSPHPRDFTDDVITAMAETPNVCHQLHMPLQSGSDAVLKAMRRSYRSGRYLDILRKVREAMPDAAITTDIIVGFPGETEEDFQATLDVVAEARFASAFTFQYSIRPGTPAATMADQVPKPVVQERYERLVALQDEISWQENRKLEGREVEVLVAVGEGRKDQATGRLSGRARDGRLVHFTGAEGIRPGDVVTTTISYGAPHHLVADGPVGSHRRTAAGDAAEAGRTPSTPGVLLGMPTVGAPAAG, from the coding sequence ATGAGTACTCCCGTGGACACCCCAGCCGCCGGCCGCACGTACCAGGTCCGTACCTACGGCTGCCAGATGAACGTGCACGACTCCGAGCGGATCGCCGGCCTGCTGGAATCCGCCGGCTACGTCCAGGCGCCGGACGAGGCCACCCCGGATCTGGTCGTGTTCAACACCTGCGCGGTGCGGGAGAACGCCGACAACCGGCTGTACGGCAACCTCGGTCACCTGCGTCCCACCAAGGACGCGCACCCGGGCATGCAGATCGCCGTCGGCGGCTGCCTGGCGCAGAAGGACCGGGGCGAGATCGTGCAACGCGCGCCGTGGGTCGACGTGGTGTTCGGCACCCACAACGTGGGATCGCTGCCCGCGTTGCTGGAGCGGGCCCGGCACAACGAGGCGGCCGAGGTGGAGATCCTCGAATCGCTGGAGGTGTTCCCGTCCACGCTGCCGGCCAGGCGCGAGTCCGCCTACGCCGGCTGGGTGTCGATCTCGGTCGGCTGCAACAACACCTGCACCTTCTGCATCGTGCCGTCGCTGCGCGGCAAGGAGACCGACCGCCGGCCCGGCGACGTGCTCGCCGAGGTGCGCGCGCTGGTCGAGCAGGGTGTGCTGGAGGTGACCCTGCTCGGTCAGAACGTGAACTCCTACGGCGTGGAGTTCGGTGACCGGCAGGCGTTCGGCAAGCTGCTGCGGGCCTGCGGCGACATCGACGGGCTGGAGCGGGTGCGGTTCACCAGCCCGCATCCGCGCGACTTCACCGACGACGTGATCACCGCGATGGCCGAGACGCCCAACGTGTGCCACCAGCTGCACATGCCGCTGCAGTCCGGTTCGGACGCGGTGCTCAAGGCGATGCGCCGCTCCTACCGGTCCGGCCGCTACCTCGACATCCTGCGCAAGGTGCGCGAGGCGATGCCGGACGCGGCGATCACCACCGACATCATCGTCGGGTTCCCCGGCGAGACCGAGGAGGACTTCCAGGCCACCCTGGACGTGGTCGCCGAGGCCCGGTTCGCCTCGGCGTTCACCTTCCAGTACTCGATCCGGCCCGGTACCCCGGCCGCGACGATGGCCGACCAGGTGCCGAAGCCGGTCGTCCAGGAGCGGTACGAGCGGCTCGTCGCGCTGCAGGACGAGATCTCCTGGCAGGAGAACCGCAAGCTGGAGGGCCGCGAGGTGGAGGTGCTGGTCGCGGTCGGTGAGGGCCGCAAGGACCAGGCGACCGGGCGGCTGTCCGGGCGGGCCCGGGACGGCCGGCTGGTGCACTTCACCGGCGCCGAGGGCATCCGTCCCGGCGACGTCGTCACCACCACGATCAGCTACGGCGCGCCGCACCACCTGGTCGCCGATGGCCCGGTCGGCTCGCACCGGCGCACCGCCGCCGGCGACGCGGCCGAGGCGGGCCGCACCCCGAGCACCCCGGGCGTGCTGCTGGGCATGCCCACCGTCGGTGCACCCGCCGCCGGCTGA
- a CDS encoding polyprenyl synthetase family protein: MPATSSAALRARIETALREFLAGQRARLTAIDAQLGDICAAVDAFVLGGGKRLRPTFAYWGYRGAGGADDDAAVTAFASLELLQACALMHDDVMDSSDTRRGEPAVHRRFAALHAERQWSGEPAGFGTAAAILLGDLCLGWSAEMYDGSGVPAPRLEAGRETYHLMRTEVMAGQYLDVLAQADVAHSSRDRAERVARYKSAKYTVERPLLLGGRLAGADADAATLAAYSAYGLPLGEAFQLRDDVLGVFGDPAETGKPAGDDLREGKRTYLVAAAYEATTPAGRAVLDARLGAAGLDADGVAQLRELIVDTGALADTERRIGQLTADCLAALAGAPIAPRPAEVLTALATAATTRTS; this comes from the coding sequence GTGCCCGCCACCAGCTCGGCCGCGCTGCGCGCGCGCATCGAGACGGCGCTGCGCGAGTTCCTCGCCGGGCAACGCGCGCGGCTCACCGCGATCGACGCCCAGCTCGGCGACATCTGCGCCGCGGTGGACGCGTTCGTGCTGGGTGGCGGCAAGCGGCTGCGCCCCACCTTCGCCTACTGGGGGTACCGGGGCGCGGGCGGGGCCGACGACGACGCCGCCGTCACCGCCTTCGCCTCGCTGGAGCTGCTGCAGGCCTGCGCGTTGATGCACGACGACGTGATGGACTCGTCCGACACCCGGCGCGGCGAGCCGGCCGTGCACCGCCGGTTCGCCGCGCTGCACGCCGAGCGGCAGTGGTCCGGCGAACCGGCCGGCTTCGGTACCGCGGCGGCGATCCTGCTCGGCGACCTGTGCCTGGGTTGGTCCGCCGAGATGTACGACGGCTCCGGGGTGCCGGCGCCCCGGCTGGAAGCCGGCCGCGAGACGTACCACCTGATGCGTACCGAGGTGATGGCCGGGCAGTACCTCGACGTGCTGGCGCAGGCCGACGTGGCGCACTCCTCCCGGGACCGCGCCGAGCGGGTCGCGCGGTACAAGTCGGCGAAGTACACGGTGGAGCGGCCGTTGCTGCTGGGTGGCCGGCTGGCCGGCGCCGACGCCGACGCCGCCACGCTCGCCGCGTACTCGGCGTACGGGCTGCCGCTGGGTGAGGCGTTCCAACTGCGCGACGACGTGCTCGGGGTGTTCGGCGATCCCGCCGAGACGGGCAAGCCGGCCGGCGACGACCTGCGCGAGGGCAAGCGCACCTATCTGGTGGCCGCCGCGTACGAGGCGACCACGCCGGCCGGCCGCGCGGTCCTCGACGCCCGCCTCGGCGCCGCCGGCCTGGACGCCGACGGGGTGGCGCAGCTGCGCGAGCTGATCGTCGACACCGGCGCGCTGGCCGACACCGAACGCCGCATCGGGCAACTCACCGCCGACTGCCTGGCGGCTCTCGCCGGCGCCCCGATCGCACCGCGGCCGGCCGAGGTGCTGACCGCTCTCGCCACCGCGGCCACCACCCGCACCTCCTGA
- a CDS encoding CDP-alcohol phosphatidyltransferase family protein: MVAGGGVQTDWVGYATRWKALHGGYDPQAGAFPVRGWFYLTYRSARGLARIGVSPATVTVVGLVCCLFVPAVAAQHGRWPVVAGGLVALAGVLDGLDGAVAVVARRVTRFGYVYDAVLDRLGETAWLVAFWLVGVPGWLVALTACLALLHEYLRARATAAGLSVHAVTSLAERPVRVLISALGLTLVGVSGGLSDSLAAGAGTVAVSIWLLLGVVGFVQLFAAVGRDLG; this comes from the coding sequence ATGGTGGCCGGCGGGGGAGTCCAGACCGACTGGGTCGGCTACGCGACCCGGTGGAAGGCGCTGCACGGCGGCTACGACCCGCAGGCCGGCGCGTTCCCGGTGCGCGGCTGGTTCTACCTGACCTACCGGTCGGCTCGCGGGCTCGCCCGGATCGGCGTCAGCCCGGCCACGGTGACCGTGGTCGGCCTCGTCTGCTGCCTGTTCGTGCCGGCGGTGGCGGCCCAGCACGGCCGGTGGCCGGTGGTGGCCGGCGGCCTGGTGGCGCTCGCCGGCGTACTGGACGGCCTGGACGGTGCGGTCGCGGTGGTGGCCCGCCGCGTCACCCGGTTCGGCTACGTGTACGACGCGGTCCTCGACCGGCTCGGCGAGACCGCCTGGTTGGTGGCGTTCTGGCTGGTCGGGGTGCCCGGCTGGCTGGTCGCGCTGACCGCCTGCCTGGCCCTGCTGCACGAGTACCTGCGGGCCCGGGCCACCGCCGCCGGCCTGTCCGTGCACGCGGTGACCAGCCTGGCCGAGCGGCCGGTGCGGGTGTTGATCAGCGCGCTGGGGCTGACGCTGGTCGGGGTGTCCGGTGGGTTGTCGGACAGCCTCGCGGCCGGCGCCGGTACCGTCGCGGTCTCCATCTGGCTGCTGCTGGGCGTGGTGGGGTTCGTCCAGCTGTTCGCCGCGGTCGGCCGGGACCTGGGCTGA